A portion of the Canis lupus baileyi chromosome 6, mCanLup2.hap1, whole genome shotgun sequence genome contains these proteins:
- the LOC140634695 gene encoding thymosin beta-10-like has translation MADKPDMGEIASFDKAKLKKMETQENTLPTKETIEQEKQSEIS, from the coding sequence ATGGCAGACAAGCCAGACATGGGGGAAATCGCCAGCTTCGACAAGGCCAAGCTGAAGAAAATGGAGACGCAGGAGAACACCCTGCCAACCAAAGAGACCAttgagcaggagaagcagagtgAGATTTCCTAG